TTTCCATTCGCGACAAAGGACCCATTCCCGCTCGCCTATAGGAACCCGCCTCCACGTTCTAATAGCGCACCACAATCAAATACAATGTCGCTCCACACATGATCAACCTTTCGACGAACTCTACCAAAGACTCTAGCATTTCTCTCGTCCCACAAATGATAAACGATGGCAGCAAACACACTTAAAGACGTTAGCATGAAATTTACTACCTTTAGATAAGACTTGGGCATCAACTTTTATATCTCCCAAGACCCCGACAAGCTCATAATTCCCATGGCTAAAGTGAAAAGATTCCAAATAGACTTAGCAAAAAAACAGCCACCCAAAAGATGATCAATAGACTCCGCAAACCACTACAAAGAACACAATTGGCGTCTGTAATATCCATATAAGCAAGAATATGATCACGGGTACTAAGTCTACCACGGAAAGCCAACCAAAGGATGAAATAATGCCTCGAAATAACCTTTGAAGACCAAACGAGAGCAGCCCAATCGACAATTTGACATCTTTCTCTTATAGCATTCCAAACCATTCTCGACTTCAATTTACCATCCTCCTCATCTACCCAAGAGTGAACATCAGCCCTATCACTTAGACGGATACTACTCAAATAATCTAATACTCGTCTTCCTTCTGGAACCCGTCTAATAATTGAAGCCCAAAGCCCAACAACAATATCGCAAACCGTGGAAGCCGCACAATCCTTTCTAATTTTCAATCCTAGGAATTCCTCTTTAATGATCAACGGTCGGTTTTCGAACCAAGGGTCATGCCAAAAGAGAGTGTCACGCCAATCTCCAAGACGAATATGAAAGATCAAATCAAGGCTGTTTTTTAGTttcaaaatcttcttcaaagaCCAAGTCATGTCGTCAGTAATTCTACAAGTCCAAATGCTCAATTCACGCTTCAAGAACTTGGAGTGCACCCATTTGACTCATAAGGAATCCTTTTTTGTTTGCAACGCCTAAAGATGTTTGTAAGTAACTGTCGGGTTCCATTCCTCACAGCTCCTTAGCCCAATACCACCTCCGTCTTTCGGTTTATAAACGTCAGTCCACATGACTTTCTTCCCCCACGACCTTGGCTGCCCCAAATAAAGTTACACATAATGGTGTCCAGCTCTTTCGTAACTTTCTTCGGGAGAACAATTTGTTGAGACCAATATCCAATTAACCCCATGACCACGCTTCCAACCAAATCGATTCTATCCGCATACGAAAGCTTCTTAGCCGCCCAACCCATAATGACGTTCTTGACCTTTTCAATGAGCGGCCTATAGTGAATAACTTGGATCTGCCTTGTTGTGAGCAGAATACCTAAATAACGTACCGAAAATGACCCTTCAGAGATGCCCATAATGTCTTGTATCCTCGCCTTTGTCTCATCATCAACACCACCATAGAACGCTGTACTATTATCTACATTAATTGATAAACCTGCAACATCAGAAAAGAATGTAAGCACATCTTTTATAGTTTGAATGGTCTCAACATTAGCATGTGCAAACAAGAATAGGTCGTCTGCAAAACAAAGATGGGTGATCTTCTCCTCCTCGCAGAAAGGGTGGAAAGTATAATGGCAATTCTTTAGGAATATCGTTAAGACACTCTCAAAGACCTCCATGATCAATACGAAGATGTAAGAGAGAGAGGATCGCCCTGCCTCACACCATTTTTTCCCTTGAAATAGCCCTCGTGTACACCATTAACGCAGACAACAAAGCGGGAGGTAGAGAtacactgcataatccaatcaatataTATTCTAGGAAAACTAGAAACAACAAGAAAGTCATGAATAGTTCCCcatttaacaaaatcaaaagcCTTgcgaatatcaattttaaatgcaaCCCGAGGTGAAATCTTCCTTCTCCCATAACCCTTAAGAAGATTCTGCATTAGAAGAATGTTATGCGATATGGACCTACCGGGAATAAATTCAGATTGTCTTAGACTCACTAACTTAGAAATAACTCTTTGAAAGCGCTTAACAAGAATTTTGGAAATGATTTTATACACAACATTACAACAAGAAATAGGGCGAAAGTCTTGTAATTTTCCAGGCACGAAATTTTTTGGTATAAGATTAAGCGAAGTGACATTCCATTGGGTTAACATTTTCCTATTACGAAAGAATTCAAGCACCCCTTCTGTAATGTCATTACCCACAGTATTCCAATTGACCTTAAAAAATTCCGCATTGAAACCATCAGGCTCGGGGCTCTTATTACCATTGATACTCACGAGAGCCTTTCTGACTTCATCCCTTGACACAACCTTGATAAGATCCCAACTATCCTCAGCAGAGATCCTCTTGTCAACAATCTGATAAAGTGTGTTGAGGTGACTAAGATGTTGACAGGTATTAGTACCCATAAGCCCATGGTAGAATTGGATAGCCAAGTTCTGAATTTGTTCTTGTCCATGCACAAAGTCCCCACTATCATTCTTGAGTCTATGAACATTGTTTCGAAGATTTCTGAAAGAACACTTATTATCAGTTGTCAATCATTTGGTCATAACTATCCTCGAAAACAATTTGGTAAAGTTTATATGAGTTTTCAAGATGTTTGGTTTAAAAAGTTTTCATGGTTAGAgtatagcatatcaaaagatgctgatttttgtttttgatgttATCTCTTTACAAACTCTCATAGAAGATGTCGAGTTAGATATGAGACATTTACTAATTCAGGAATAATAAATTGGAGAAAAGcgattgaaatatttaatacacATGTTGATGGTGCAGCTAGTGTTCATAATGACACAATAACACAACTTGAGtcttttcaaaatcaatgaCAAAGTGTTTCAGATTTGTTACAAGCATAGGGGCACGTAATGGAGGTTGCGTATCGTAATCAATTAACAACACCTTTAGATGTTACACACTTTCTTTTGATGCAATATATGCCTTTTCGTAGACATGACGATTAAATGAGAACTTGTAAGACACAATTGTCTCCTTTTGTTTGTATGTCGCCGACTTAGTACTGGTGATAGTACTTTCagggtaaaaaaataattattctatgGTATGTacctaatttaaatatttttgagcCATGTTGAAATTTGATCCTGGTTCTAGTTCggcactatatatatatatatagtcccagttataataatttctatatGATATAAACTATACCTACAATGAAAAGAATTAGAATCGTCAAGGTCATCAccaatgaataaattaaaaaaatcattaaaattatccCACGAACTAActgaaatttcaaaataatcattaaagTTCTCGAGGCTAGGATTTACATACTCACCTGAATCATTATTGACTTAAAGTTTTCACATCAGTACCGATCAACAAAAATTAGGcgttttagatatttttttaacaaagtaaactatctatttattaaaatagagggtactcaaatatttttttctataaaatgattaaaatttaaatattctagtttgaaaaatccaattttgttattaatatattaagaatgaTTCAATCCgacacttaattaatttaatgttaaattcaatattcaaccattattattcattcaaaaaaaatacttaaaatgtttgtttaattatttaaataactttgttcatatgaatataaaaaatatatttaaattaaagactttaaatatatgaatatataataatatat
This is a stretch of genomic DNA from Impatiens glandulifera chromosome 4, dImpGla2.1, whole genome shotgun sequence. It encodes these proteins:
- the LOC124935027 gene encoding uncharacterized protein LOC124935027, whose protein sequence is MTWSLKKILKLKNSLDLIFHIRLGDWRDTLFWHDPWFENRPLIIKEEFLGLKIRKDCAASTVCDIVVGLWASIIRRVPEGRRVLDYLSSIRLSDRADVHSWVDEEDGKLKSRMVWNAIRERCQIVDWAALVWSSKVISRHYFILWLAFRGRLSTRDHILAYMDITDANCVLCSGLRSLLIIFWVAVFLLSLFGIFSL
- the LOC124935028 gene encoding uncharacterized protein LOC124935028 encodes the protein MEVFESVLTIFLKNCHYTFHPFCEEEKITHLCFADDLFLFAHANVETIQTIKDVLTFFSDVAGLSINVDNSTAFYGGVDDETKARIQDIMGISEGSFSVRYLGILLTTRQIQVIHYRPLIEKVKNVIMGWAAKKLSYADRIDLVGSVVMGLIGYWSQQIVLPKKVTKELDTIMCNFIWGSQGRGGRKSCGLTFINRKTEVVLG